In one window of Schistosoma haematobium chromosome 5, whole genome shotgun sequence DNA:
- the YARS1_1 gene encoding Tyrosine--tRNA ligase, cytoplasmic (EggNog:ENOG410VBUX~COG:J), translating into MLNFYRLVSLVPETDCLISSKLSEFDNTNQSIINHNLDANNNTELINDSSIRPSTLGELLIPCLDLIDTIQLSADIRLASIQQIQKHQIFQSKFLRHFPNSFETIHLTHPILSSLQAPTNQIGDLSSFPPMKSCPLSSRCTGPASAKTLAALVEENYLPLIEPPLPGSLEKSPLSGLKRRIKRAFCQPNNVDINPILDICRWVLIPDLSPGVAPKLSDSKLSSPSLPVNSTNELNPNRLDIRVGLILSVKIHPNADSLFIEEVDFGSSIGKRTVISGLVGLYPMEKLLNCYGIFVINLKPVKIRGIESQVSSNDNNNKHHVVVDEFLLFFSIYIYAK; encoded by the exons ATGTTAAATTTCTATCGTTTAGTGAGCTTAGTTCCAGAAACAGATTGTTTAATATCAAGTAAATTATCTGAATTCGACAATacaaatcaatcaattataaatcataatcttgatgctaataataatactgaactAATTAATGATTCATCTATTCGACCTTCTACACTTGGTGAATTATTAATACCttgtttagatttaattgatacTATACAATTATCTGCAGATATTCGTTTGGCTAGTATACAACAAATACAAAAACATCAAATTTTTCAATCTAaa TTCTTACGTCATTTTCCTAATTCTTTTGAAACTATCCATCTGACACATCCAATACTCTCTAGTCTTCAAGCCCCAACTAATCAAATTGGTGATTTATCGTCATTTCCTCCAATGAAATCATGTCCTTTATCATCTCGCTGTACAGGTCCAGCATCGGCTAAAACACTAGCAGCATTGGTTGAAGAGAATTATCTACCTTTGATTGAACCACCTTTACCTGGATCCTTAGAAAAGTCCCCACTGTCTGGTTTAAAACGTCGAATTAAACGTGCATTTTGTCAACCAAATAATGTTGATATAAATCCTATATTGGATATATGCCGTTGGGTATTAATTCCAGATTTGTCGCCTGGAG TTGCCCCAAAATTAAGCGACAGTAAATTGTCATCACCATCCTTACCAGTGAATTCAACTAATGAACTCAATCCAAATCGTTTGGACATACGAGTTGGTTTAATCTTATCAGTTAAAATA CATCCAAATGCtgatagtttatttattgaagAAGTGGATTTCGGTTCAAGTATTGGTAAACGTACAGTGATTAGTGGATTAGTTGGTCTTTATCCTATGGAAAAATTACTCAATTGTTATGGTATATTTGTGATTAATTTAAAACCAGTGAAAATTCGTGGAATCGAATCTCAGGtaagtagtaatgataataataataagcatcACGTCGTTGTTGATGAGTTTTTACTCTTtttttcgatatatatatatgcaaaatGA